One stretch of Schlesneria sp. DSM 10557 DNA includes these proteins:
- a CDS encoding ArnT family glycosyltransferase — MTPLTPNPVLIDDAELLHLIATPRQRLFSSLNRASAFTPLIVVCCALPAFLLLSHNGLNEIASMWGLRSLAVANANSLEELLQPGLNDAGQPLLFQPPLAAWLNGFVVRILGPAHPLSPALVSLLATGAAIWLVTRCAWRIGGANTALISALLMCSHPQVLESSVVPTNTAIGTCLFLASVFGLQRHLERKTSLLSPSLLLSSITWGFTFLAIGPIALSLPLVFILFNWTSRRTCRRQPTEPAADCVTGCWTSKRSLLIFICLGLLVGGWWEVMMLSKYGLAFWQPWWACVPKECLAGVASEWLSTVCPLLQQSGGEWIVQTAMVLGWMLIGLHRTLRERRHSENDTARHRFQLLLLWWAVMLAGRILAEIMGMVWFRNTSIWNVALVTPTILLASLGFGTVSERLISRRGEGVLIVLVVGLIVWRLTLSELTSVIAGGVTATILLFGPIVGASSRQTQSGWSEGTWRHLMRVTVYGSLLACLSAGLGLRTSRLDDETRLAHLKERLITLPDVRRISLVASRDPIPVALSYLLRCRWPHAEMVSSEGWDVGMSNAMEKEGQMPASRFLVLEWTRREIRMSADASQYWQMSAVGEPMRFYGRRLSLVLIEPKT; from the coding sequence ATGACACCTTTAACGCCGAATCCTGTTCTGATTGATGACGCTGAACTGCTGCATCTGATCGCAACGCCGCGACAGCGTTTGTTTTCCAGCTTGAACCGGGCATCCGCCTTTACACCCTTGATCGTGGTGTGCTGTGCGCTGCCGGCATTCCTGCTGCTTTCGCACAACGGATTGAACGAAATCGCCTCGATGTGGGGATTGCGAAGTCTTGCCGTTGCCAATGCGAATTCGCTGGAAGAACTGCTTCAACCGGGACTCAATGACGCCGGGCAGCCGTTGCTGTTTCAGCCACCGCTGGCAGCTTGGCTGAACGGGTTTGTGGTCCGAATCCTCGGACCGGCTCATCCCCTTTCGCCGGCGCTCGTCTCATTGCTGGCTACAGGCGCGGCAATCTGGCTGGTCACGCGGTGCGCGTGGCGGATTGGGGGCGCGAATACCGCTCTCATTTCGGCACTGCTGATGTGCAGTCATCCTCAGGTGCTGGAATCGTCCGTCGTACCGACGAATACTGCCATCGGGACATGTCTATTCCTGGCATCCGTATTCGGTCTGCAGCGTCACCTCGAACGGAAAACATCCCTGCTGTCACCCAGTCTGCTGCTCAGCAGTATCACATGGGGATTCACCTTCCTGGCGATTGGACCGATCGCGCTCAGTCTGCCGCTGGTCTTTATTCTGTTCAACTGGACTTCGCGCCGTACCTGTCGGAGACAACCGACGGAACCGGCAGCCGATTGTGTGACGGGTTGCTGGACATCAAAACGATCGCTGCTGATCTTCATTTGCCTCGGCCTGTTGGTCGGTGGCTGGTGGGAGGTCATGATGCTCTCGAAATATGGGCTGGCGTTCTGGCAACCCTGGTGGGCGTGTGTCCCCAAAGAGTGTCTCGCAGGGGTCGCTTCGGAATGGCTGTCGACCGTCTGTCCGCTCTTACAGCAGTCAGGTGGTGAGTGGATTGTGCAGACAGCGATGGTGCTCGGCTGGATGTTGATAGGCCTGCATCGCACATTGCGTGAGCGACGTCATTCCGAAAATGACACCGCACGACACCGCTTTCAGCTTCTGCTGCTGTGGTGGGCGGTCATGCTGGCAGGGCGTATTCTCGCGGAAATTATGGGAATGGTCTGGTTCCGCAATACGTCCATCTGGAATGTGGCACTGGTCACCCCCACGATCCTGCTCGCCTCGTTAGGGTTCGGAACCGTCAGTGAGCGACTGATTTCCCGCCGCGGGGAAGGGGTGCTGATCGTTCTCGTAGTGGGATTGATCGTCTGGCGACTGACTCTTTCTGAGCTGACCAGCGTGATTGCAGGTGGAGTGACCGCCACAATTCTGCTGTTCGGTCCAATCGTGGGTGCATCCAGCAGACAGACCCAGTCAGGCTGGTCAGAGGGAACCTGGCGCCATCTCATGCGAGTGACTGTCTACGGGTCGTTACTGGCGTGCTTGTCGGCAGGGTTGGGGTTACGAACTTCACGACTTGATGACGAAACCCGGTTGGCTCATTTGAAAGAACGTCTGATTACGCTGCCAGACGTCCGGCGGATCTCACTTGTCGCCTCACGCGACCCGATTCCCGTTGCGCTCAGCTACCTGCTTCGTTGTCGCTGGCCGCATGCAGAAATGGTGTCATCCGAGGGCTGGGACGTCGGGATGTCGAACGCCATGGAGAAAGAAGGGCAGATGCCGGCATCCCGGTTCCTGGTCCTTGAATGGACACGACGCGAAATCCGGATGTCGGCCGACGCCAGTCAGTATTGGCAAATGTCTGCGGTCGGAGAGCCCATGCGCTTCTATGGTCGCCGATTGTCACTGGTGTTGATCGAGCCGAAAACCTGA
- a CDS encoding VIT domain-containing protein, with product MKRYLFLALGIITGLMHSVAAAQGVLIVTSSPVPLPRPHHPPHPPSTPVVSSASYKIKELAIHSRITDQVARTQVSQTFVNMGSNPIEVKFLFPLPHDSAIDKLTLLVDGKEMPGKLLPANEAKSVYESIVRLNKDPALVEWMGMGLFQTSVFPVPAGAERKVAIHYHQLLKKDRGLTDFLFPLSTAKYTSHAVEKVDIQVAIESTIDIKNIYSPTHAIEIKRPGARNAVISYSRTNDVPTTDFRLMYDVDKGDVGARVISYRPSASDEGYFLMLASPQVKPIDEARPPKTVLFVVDRSGSMSGKKFEQARAAIKFVLNNLRSEDLFNIIAYDGNIESFRPELERYTDETRRAAIGFVEGLYPGGGTNIAGSLKTALEQLKDDSRPSYILFLTDGLPTVGTTNEGQIAEAARQANRVRARILTFGVGYDVNSRLLDRISRDGFGLSEYVRPDEEIETHVSTVYSNISSPVLTDVKVSFELDTLKAEDGPPVNRLYPKTNLDLFEGQQLVIAGRYKKPGAAKVVVSGRVGKQEQRFDFPADLIEKSNDETYAFVEKIWAMRRIGEIIDQLDLVGKNDELVKELVELSTRHGILTPYTSFLADETVRPSLASADAVNRTRDNLTKLNEASGMGGVSQRFAKGLYQKASNAEVATHPSGAGGIPGPVARPSAPGASVGGATGYSLNSYVDIESDSIVATDSVRQIGNRSVYARKRPGQLDQILVTPETAEMDLEKDREKIQTIERFSEAYFKLVEANTPTENQILSQQAQGQQLLIQLRGKIYLVK from the coding sequence ATGAAACGTTACTTGTTTCTTGCATTGGGCATCATAACAGGCCTCATGCACTCCGTCGCTGCTGCCCAAGGGGTCCTGATCGTTACAAGTTCCCCTGTTCCGCTCCCCCGTCCACATCACCCGCCTCACCCACCATCAACCCCGGTTGTGAGTTCTGCGTCCTACAAAATCAAAGAGCTTGCAATTCATTCTCGCATCACGGACCAGGTCGCTCGAACCCAGGTATCACAGACGTTTGTGAATATGGGTAGCAACCCGATCGAAGTCAAGTTTCTCTTCCCTCTGCCCCATGACAGTGCAATTGATAAGCTGACGTTGCTCGTCGACGGGAAAGAAATGCCCGGAAAGCTGCTGCCCGCCAATGAAGCCAAATCTGTCTACGAATCGATTGTCCGATTGAACAAAGATCCGGCACTGGTCGAATGGATGGGCATGGGATTATTCCAGACGAGTGTCTTCCCCGTGCCGGCGGGTGCCGAGCGAAAAGTAGCAATCCACTATCATCAGCTACTGAAAAAGGATCGAGGCCTGACCGATTTTCTCTTTCCACTCAGCACCGCCAAATACACATCGCATGCTGTCGAAAAGGTCGATATCCAGGTTGCGATTGAATCGACTATTGATATCAAAAATATCTATTCCCCGACCCACGCGATCGAGATTAAGCGGCCTGGCGCCAGAAACGCAGTCATCAGTTATTCGCGGACGAATGACGTCCCCACGACAGACTTTCGACTGATGTATGACGTTGATAAAGGTGACGTCGGGGCCCGGGTGATCAGCTATCGTCCCTCCGCATCAGACGAGGGTTACTTCCTGATGCTGGCCAGCCCACAGGTCAAGCCGATCGATGAGGCACGCCCCCCCAAGACAGTCTTGTTCGTTGTGGACCGCTCAGGAAGCATGAGCGGTAAAAAATTCGAACAGGCGCGTGCGGCGATCAAGTTTGTCCTCAACAATCTCCGTAGCGAAGATCTATTCAACATTATTGCCTACGACGGAAACATCGAATCATTCCGACCAGAACTCGAACGATACACTGACGAAACCCGACGAGCGGCGATTGGCTTTGTCGAAGGACTCTACCCCGGTGGTGGCACCAATATCGCGGGATCTCTCAAGACGGCACTGGAACAACTGAAGGATGATTCCCGCCCCAGTTATATTCTCTTTCTTACGGACGGGCTCCCCACCGTCGGCACGACCAACGAAGGCCAGATTGCCGAGGCCGCCCGCCAAGCGAATCGCGTTCGTGCGCGAATCCTGACATTCGGCGTGGGTTATGACGTCAACTCACGTTTGCTTGACCGCATCTCACGCGATGGCTTTGGTCTTTCGGAATACGTCAGACCCGATGAAGAAATTGAAACGCACGTCAGCACTGTCTACAGCAACATCAGCTCACCCGTTTTGACGGATGTAAAAGTCAGTTTCGAACTCGATACGCTGAAAGCAGAGGACGGCCCCCCCGTCAATCGTCTGTATCCAAAGACAAACTTAGATCTCTTCGAAGGACAGCAACTTGTGATCGCTGGTCGTTACAAGAAACCCGGTGCGGCAAAAGTTGTGGTGAGCGGACGAGTCGGCAAACAGGAACAACGTTTTGATTTTCCGGCTGATCTGATCGAAAAGAGCAATGATGAGACGTACGCCTTCGTTGAAAAAATCTGGGCGATGCGGCGGATTGGCGAAATCATCGATCAATTGGACCTGGTAGGCAAAAACGATGAACTGGTCAAAGAGCTGGTGGAATTATCGACCCGACATGGAATTCTGACCCCGTACACCTCGTTCCTGGCGGATGAAACCGTGCGGCCTTCACTGGCAAGTGCCGATGCAGTGAACCGGACACGCGACAACCTCACTAAACTGAATGAGGCATCGGGAATGGGGGGCGTTTCACAGCGATTCGCGAAAGGGCTCTACCAGAAAGCCAGTAATGCCGAAGTCGCAACGCACCCCTCAGGGGCGGGGGGCATTCCCGGACCGGTTGCCCGACCAAGCGCTCCTGGCGCGAGCGTTGGAGGAGCCACCGGGTATTCTCTGAATTCCTACGTGGATATTGAATCCGATTCAATCGTCGCAACGGATTCCGTCCGTCAGATCGGTAACCGATCAGTCTACGCTCGCAAACGGCCCGGGCAACTGGACCAGATCCTGGTCACCCCCGAGACGGCCGAGATGGATCTGGAAAAGGACCGCGAAAAAATTCAAACGATCGAACGATTCAGCGAGGCCTACTTCAAACTGGTCGAGGCCAACACCCCGACAGAGAATCAGATCCTGAGTCAGCAAGCACAGGGTCAGCAATTACTGATTCAACTTCGGGGAAAGATCTATCTCGTAAAGTAG
- a CDS encoding DUF1080 domain-containing protein encodes MLAVVCSRIGFGKSLLVLGALSGLAFVSGQACLAQEDKDVVVVTKAVIDGVGPDWRPLGEADFENVNTDPDTWTWKEDGVHCKGTPVGVTRSKKKYTNFELVATWRHLKSGGNSGIFVWATEEALTNLKPNSLPPGGIEVQVLDHGYAEQYEKQTGKKPDWFTTNGDVFPVGKSDMKPFPPVAPDGKRSFPRKNLSKGVGEWNHYYVRAINGEVRLWVNGEEVSGGTNCEPKTGYLCLESEGSPVEFKGIRIRELP; translated from the coding sequence ATGCTGGCGGTTGTGTGCAGTCGTATTGGATTTGGAAAATCTCTCCTGGTGCTGGGAGCACTTTCGGGGCTTGCCTTCGTCTCAGGTCAGGCTTGCCTGGCTCAGGAAGACAAAGACGTGGTCGTCGTCACCAAGGCGGTCATTGACGGTGTGGGGCCGGACTGGCGGCCACTTGGCGAAGCCGATTTCGAGAATGTGAATACCGATCCAGATACCTGGACCTGGAAGGAAGATGGCGTTCATTGCAAGGGAACACCTGTCGGCGTGACGCGGTCCAAGAAAAAGTACACAAATTTTGAACTGGTCGCGACGTGGCGGCATCTGAAGTCGGGCGGAAATTCGGGGATTTTCGTCTGGGCCACGGAAGAAGCCCTGACAAACCTGAAACCGAATTCGTTGCCACCCGGGGGGATCGAAGTTCAGGTGCTCGATCATGGATATGCGGAACAATATGAAAAGCAGACTGGCAAAAAGCCTGACTGGTTCACGACCAATGGCGATGTCTTTCCGGTCGGCAAATCTGACATGAAGCCGTTTCCCCCGGTCGCACCGGATGGCAAGCGGAGCTTTCCTCGCAAGAACCTGAGTAAAGGTGTGGGGGAATGGAACCACTACTACGTGCGGGCGATTAATGGTGAAGTCCGATTGTGGGTCAATGGCGAAGAAGTCTCCGGCGGGACGAACTGTGAACCCAAAACGGGCTATCTCTGCCTGGAATCCGAAGGGTCACCGGTCGAGTTCAAGGGAATTCGAATTCGGGAACTTCCCTGA
- the ftsY gene encoding signal recognition particle-docking protein FtsY codes for MGFFEKLKQGLQRTKQLLLTDVRDIFRSGEILDEAKLEQFEGRLIRTDMGVAASALIVAELRKKYLGRTVVLDELWGTVKETILSLLKGTDGTKWDPEQPLSPLRFADTKPTVILVTGVNGTGKTTSIAKLAKLLTSCGKRVMLAAADTFRAAAVEQLTMWSQRLGCEIVTRPSGTDPASVAFSGCEAALASGVDVLIIDTAGRLHNQINLMKELEKIRRVIDKKIPGAPHECLLVIDATTGQNGLNQAQHFSEAANCTGIVLAKLDGTAKGGVTVAIRQQMGIPVKYVGVGEQIDDLELFNPEQFVDALFDTSA; via the coding sequence ATGGGTTTCTTTGAAAAGCTAAAGCAGGGGCTGCAGCGCACCAAGCAACTGCTGCTGACGGACGTCCGTGATATTTTCCGGTCCGGCGAAATCCTCGACGAAGCGAAACTGGAACAGTTCGAAGGCCGGCTCATCCGAACGGATATGGGGGTCGCAGCTTCTGCACTGATCGTTGCCGAACTCCGCAAGAAATACCTCGGCCGCACCGTCGTGCTGGACGAACTCTGGGGCACCGTCAAGGAAACGATTCTTTCACTGCTGAAGGGAACCGATGGAACGAAGTGGGACCCTGAGCAACCCCTTTCGCCACTTCGTTTTGCAGATACGAAGCCAACCGTGATTCTCGTCACGGGTGTGAACGGAACCGGGAAAACGACGTCGATCGCGAAACTCGCCAAGCTACTGACATCGTGCGGCAAGCGAGTCATGCTCGCTGCCGCCGACACGTTCCGGGCAGCGGCGGTGGAACAACTGACGATGTGGAGCCAGAGACTGGGATGCGAAATTGTGACCCGTCCCAGCGGCACCGATCCCGCCAGCGTGGCTTTCTCGGGATGCGAGGCGGCACTTGCTAGTGGCGTCGATGTCTTAATTATCGATACCGCCGGTCGCCTACACAATCAGATCAATCTGATGAAAGAACTGGAAAAAATCCGCCGGGTTATTGATAAGAAAATACCCGGTGCGCCACATGAATGTCTCTTAGTCATCGACGCCACAACCGGGCAGAATGGCTTGAATCAGGCACAGCATTTCAGCGAAGCCGCCAACTGCACCGGAATCGTACTGGCTAAGCTCGACGGAACCGCCAAAGGGGGCGTTACCGTTGCCATTCGCCAGCAGATGGGAATCCCCGTCAAATACGTCGGTGTCGGTGAACAAATTGATGATCTTGAACTGTTCAACCCAGAACAGTTCGTCGATGCACTTTTTGATACGTCCGCTTGA
- a CDS encoding c-type cytochrome domain-containing protein, with protein MRLVRSLTLVFASLVVGLVSAEESATDHKPVSFYRQVRPILQRQCSGCHQPAKQGGNLQLVSYELLLKGGESGPSIVPGKPEESEIIRQISGDKPEMPLNSEPLAAAQIEIIRKWIAQGARDDTPAVARDEVSAEAPPIYTTSPVITALAYSPDSSLLAVSGYHEVLLHSADGATPVARLVGRSPKITSIQFSPDGTKLAVAGGAPSLFGEIQLWDVATRKLIRSDTLGVDTVYGLSFSDDGKLLSYGTFDNRVRALQVEDGKQVMSMDAHSDLVFGTTFSLKNDHVISVSRDMSMKLTELKTSQFIDNITSITPGALKGGLMAVQRHPREEQVLIGGADGEPKLYKIFRTQARQIGDDFNRLRSYSPMPGRICSLQFNANGSRFVAGSSNATVGAARIYRTDTEKTEVELKGHSSGVFAVAFRPDGLQVATGGLDGLVRIFNAETGDLVRELIPVTITPSVASQR; from the coding sequence ATGAGACTTGTCAGATCTCTTACTCTGGTTTTCGCAAGTCTGGTCGTTGGTCTCGTGTCTGCTGAAGAATCAGCGACCGATCACAAGCCCGTCAGTTTCTACCGGCAGGTGAGGCCCATTCTTCAGCGACAGTGTTCCGGGTGTCATCAGCCAGCGAAGCAGGGGGGCAACCTTCAGCTGGTCTCTTATGAGCTGCTGTTGAAAGGGGGCGAGAGCGGGCCGTCGATTGTTCCGGGGAAGCCCGAAGAGAGTGAAATAATTCGCCAGATCTCGGGTGACAAGCCGGAGATGCCTCTGAACAGTGAGCCGCTCGCCGCTGCCCAGATCGAGATTATTCGGAAATGGATTGCGCAGGGAGCCCGGGATGATACACCGGCGGTCGCACGGGACGAGGTTTCCGCGGAAGCTCCCCCGATCTATACGACGTCCCCTGTGATCACGGCGCTGGCGTACTCGCCGGACAGTTCACTCCTGGCGGTCTCGGGCTACCACGAAGTCCTTTTGCATAGCGCCGATGGCGCGACTCCCGTGGCGCGGCTTGTTGGCCGCTCTCCGAAAATTACATCGATTCAGTTTTCGCCCGACGGGACCAAATTGGCTGTTGCAGGCGGCGCACCGTCGTTGTTCGGTGAGATCCAGTTATGGGATGTGGCGACTCGAAAGCTGATTCGTTCGGACACCCTGGGCGTTGATACCGTCTACGGGCTCAGTTTCAGCGATGACGGGAAACTCTTGTCCTACGGTACTTTTGACAATCGCGTGCGGGCTCTCCAAGTGGAAGACGGCAAGCAGGTGATGTCGATGGATGCGCACTCGGATCTCGTCTTCGGGACGACGTTCTCGCTCAAGAACGACCACGTCATCAGTGTCAGCCGGGATATGTCGATGAAGCTCACGGAACTGAAGACGTCACAATTCATCGACAACATTACCAGCATCACCCCCGGCGCCTTGAAAGGGGGCTTGATGGCCGTCCAGCGACACCCGCGCGAAGAGCAGGTGCTGATTGGAGGGGCTGATGGTGAGCCGAAGCTGTACAAGATCTTCCGCACTCAGGCCCGGCAGATTGGCGATGACTTTAATCGGTTACGTAGTTACTCCCCCATGCCAGGGCGAATCTGCAGTTTGCAGTTTAACGCCAACGGGAGCCGGTTCGTCGCAGGGAGCAGTAACGCCACGGTGGGGGCGGCCCGGATCTACCGGACTGACACGGAAAAAACGGAAGTCGAACTGAAGGGGCACAGCTCGGGCGTGTTTGCTGTGGCGTTCCGCCCTGACGGACTTCAGGTGGCGACCGGTGGACTGGATGGGCTGGTGCGGATCTTTAATGCGGAAACAGGTGACCTGGTCAGGGAACTGATTCCCGTCACAATCACTCCCAGCGTGGCCTCACAGCGCTGA
- a CDS encoding DUF3050 domain-containing protein yields MPSEAQTILETRRNELLHHELYQSVQTVENLRCFMCEHVFAVWDFMSLLKRLQQIVTCCEVQWLPSADASLARFINEIVLGEECDEDGTGGYASHFELYLSAMDEIGADSRPIRAFVKKLENRVPLATALAEAEILPSTREFVRTTIQLATIGQPHEVAAAFFYGREDIIPDMFTRLVESLPQQGVSVGRLEHYLRRHIELDGDDHGPLAEKLVTRLSADRPSKKDEVTAVATQAISQRIALWDGILAEIRRSQ; encoded by the coding sequence ATGCCTTCCGAAGCTCAAACGATTCTCGAGACTCGCCGTAACGAACTACTCCATCACGAATTGTATCAATCCGTTCAAACTGTCGAGAATCTCCGATGTTTCATGTGTGAGCACGTTTTCGCAGTCTGGGACTTCATGTCACTGCTGAAGCGTCTGCAACAGATTGTGACCTGCTGCGAGGTTCAATGGCTTCCTTCAGCAGATGCGTCGCTTGCACGGTTTATCAACGAAATCGTCCTGGGAGAAGAGTGTGACGAGGATGGGACTGGCGGATATGCCAGTCACTTTGAACTGTATCTGAGCGCCATGGACGAAATCGGCGCCGACTCGCGTCCGATTCGTGCCTTCGTCAAGAAGCTGGAAAATCGTGTGCCCCTGGCCACTGCGCTGGCCGAGGCCGAAATTCTTCCCAGCACTCGCGAATTCGTGCGGACCACAATCCAACTGGCAACGATCGGCCAGCCACACGAAGTTGCCGCAGCATTCTTTTACGGTCGGGAAGATATCATTCCTGACATGTTCACCCGATTAGTGGAATCACTGCCTCAGCAGGGGGTGAGCGTGGGGAGACTTGAGCATTACCTGCGTCGCCACATCGAACTCGACGGCGACGATCATGGACCGCTCGCCGAAAAACTGGTCACCCGGCTCTCCGCCGACCGGCCCTCGAAAAAAGACGAAGTGACAGCAGTCGCGACGCAGGCGATTTCGCAGCGAATTGCGCTGTGGGACGGGATTCTTGCTGAAATTCGACGCAGTCAATGA
- a CDS encoding NAD-dependent epimerase/dehydratase family protein: protein MQRCLVTGGAGFIGSHLSERLLEKGYEVTILDDLSTGRRENLVSIENHPRLTIRTGSITDSVLLAEVMTNVDVIYHMAAAVGVKLVADDPVRTIQTNIYPTEELLRLAVQRKQRVFIASTSEVYGKNEKERWTEEDNLVFGPTSRPRWAYGCSKAIDEFLALAFHRQFGLPVVIGRFFNVVGPRQVGHYGMVIPRFVDAALQGGPIVVYDDGQQIRCFGHVREIVEAVIGLVETPAAHGSVYNIGSDFPVTIRQLAEEIIQRVNPAIKVEYLPYREAYGDDFEDVRRRVPDVSRLENMLGRKPEMSLGEILDDIIRWKREQLTATTR, encoded by the coding sequence ATGCAACGTTGTCTGGTTACGGGTGGAGCAGGATTTATCGGCAGCCACCTGTCCGAGCGTCTGCTGGAGAAGGGTTACGAAGTGACAATCCTCGACGACCTGTCCACGGGCCGTCGTGAAAACCTGGTCTCGATCGAGAACCATCCTCGACTGACGATTCGTACGGGATCCATCACCGACTCCGTTCTGCTCGCAGAAGTCATGACGAATGTGGACGTCATTTACCACATGGCCGCCGCAGTCGGGGTGAAACTGGTCGCTGACGATCCGGTTCGCACAATCCAGACGAACATCTATCCCACGGAAGAACTGTTGAGGCTTGCTGTTCAGCGAAAGCAGCGCGTCTTCATCGCTTCAACGAGTGAAGTCTATGGCAAGAACGAGAAGGAACGCTGGACCGAGGAAGACAACCTCGTGTTCGGGCCAACTTCGCGCCCCCGTTGGGCATACGGCTGTTCGAAAGCCATCGACGAGTTTCTGGCACTGGCGTTTCATCGACAGTTCGGTTTACCGGTCGTCATCGGCCGATTCTTCAACGTCGTTGGCCCGCGGCAGGTGGGCCACTACGGAATGGTCATTCCCCGCTTCGTGGATGCGGCGCTCCAGGGTGGACCGATCGTGGTATACGATGATGGCCAGCAGATCCGCTGCTTTGGCCACGTTCGAGAGATTGTTGAGGCTGTGATCGGGCTGGTTGAGACCCCCGCCGCTCATGGCTCGGTCTATAACATCGGTAGCGATTTCCCCGTGACGATTCGTCAGCTTGCCGAAGAGATTATCCAGCGAGTCAACCCGGCCATCAAAGTCGAATATCTTCCTTACCGTGAGGCCTATGGCGACGATTTTGAAGATGTTCGCCGACGCGTGCCTGATGTGTCCCGTCTGGAAAACATGCTGGGCCGCAAACCCGAGATGTCGCTGGGAGAAATCCTGGATGACATCATCCGCTGGAAGAGAGAACAACTGACTGCAACAACCCGGTAA
- a CDS encoding aldolase/citrate lyase family protein gives MKTAALQKLRNKLAQDSSVFGLWVTLESPSITEIAVGLGLDWVVIDAEHGHLDWKEIVEHIRATVRSETVALVRIAELNSGLIKRALDIGADGVVIPWIETADQLRQAVNFANYPLEGSRGIGGERATCWGQCLAEHTADANENVLVVPIVETVRAIRQVPVMCQVDGVELMFFGPADLSSTAGHRGLWEGPGVADQIHQARETIRRAGRHCGVLATGPDDIKARQQQGFRMIGLGMDAGLLVRSLRSLLASVGRDRLMQSSLTPTEKPLNPPPLARPPESMRPDRDEVMCDVGNGPRAEIAQGVNFECLVGRHNQARNLTTGIVTFAPGAVLPYHDHIFTESITLLQGAMTVEVDGRSYSLKKLDNVVIPAGLAHAARNGSASEPAVLHVAMGTDSPSRTLVDKFFSRRAMPETSTGMPGAERVNRYATAPRVVPGPNAEFIDCFNASLVPGIEMSGGYGLFHPGGRLPAHIHDFDESICIISGTATCVVEGRRYSMSDCQTALQPRGRVHYFINESNGPMEMLWVYAGPMPERIIVDESCATVAGNPWRATPATAPLHR, from the coding sequence ATGAAAACGGCTGCCCTGCAAAAGCTGCGAAACAAACTGGCTCAGGATTCGTCCGTCTTCGGGCTATGGGTTACCCTCGAATCCCCCAGCATCACGGAAATTGCCGTGGGCCTTGGTCTCGATTGGGTGGTGATTGACGCCGAGCATGGACATCTGGATTGGAAAGAGATCGTCGAACACATCCGAGCGACGGTCCGCAGTGAGACCGTTGCTCTGGTTCGAATCGCCGAACTGAACTCGGGCCTGATCAAGCGCGCCCTCGACATTGGGGCTGATGGCGTCGTCATCCCGTGGATTGAAACGGCGGATCAACTCCGTCAGGCGGTCAATTTCGCGAACTACCCCCTTGAAGGGTCACGCGGGATCGGGGGCGAACGGGCCACCTGCTGGGGACAGTGTCTGGCTGAACATACGGCTGACGCGAACGAGAACGTGCTGGTGGTCCCGATTGTGGAGACCGTGCGCGCGATCAGGCAAGTCCCCGTCATGTGTCAGGTGGACGGAGTGGAATTGATGTTCTTCGGGCCGGCCGATCTCTCCTCGACGGCTGGGCATCGAGGCCTGTGGGAAGGTCCGGGTGTGGCTGATCAGATTCATCAGGCGCGCGAGACGATCCGCCGCGCCGGCCGTCATTGTGGCGTGCTGGCGACTGGTCCTGATGATATCAAAGCGCGGCAACAGCAGGGCTTTCGCATGATTGGCCTGGGGATGGACGCGGGACTGCTCGTCCGGTCCCTCCGCTCGTTGCTGGCCTCCGTTGGACGAGACCGACTGATGCAGTCGTCACTGACACCGACGGAAAAGCCGCTGAACCCCCCACCGCTGGCCCGCCCTCCCGAATCGATGCGGCCTGATCGGGACGAAGTCATGTGTGATGTCGGAAACGGCCCTCGCGCTGAAATTGCCCAGGGGGTGAACTTCGAGTGTCTGGTCGGGCGGCATAATCAGGCCCGCAATCTCACGACAGGGATTGTCACTTTCGCCCCCGGTGCCGTATTGCCTTACCATGATCACATCTTCACGGAGTCGATTACTCTGCTGCAGGGAGCAATGACCGTCGAGGTGGACGGGCGGTCTTACAGTCTTAAAAAGCTCGACAACGTCGTCATTCCTGCCGGACTCGCTCATGCGGCACGCAATGGGTCCGCGTCAGAACCCGCAGTGCTGCATGTGGCCATGGGGACAGACTCACCCAGCCGGACACTTGTTGACAAGTTCTTCTCACGTCGCGCGATGCCCGAGACTTCGACCGGAATGCCGGGGGCAGAACGAGTCAATCGCTATGCCACAGCCCCCCGTGTCGTCCCCGGTCCGAATGCCGAATTCATCGATTGCTTTAACGCGTCTCTGGTTCCCGGAATCGAAATGAGCGGTGGATATGGATTGTTTCATCCCGGGGGGCGACTCCCCGCGCACATTCACGATTTCGATGAGTCGATCTGCATTATCTCTGGAACCGCGACCTGCGTCGTTGAAGGGCGAAGGTACTCGATGAGCGACTGTCAAACGGCACTGCAGCCACGCGGACGAGTCCACTACTTTATCAACGAATCCAACGGACCGATGGAGATGCTGTGGGTCTATGCCGGACCAATGCCCGAACGCATTATCGTGGACGAATCGTGCGCAACTGTTGCGGGGAATCCCTGGCGGGCCACGCCCGCAACTGCACCACTGCACCGCTAA